The Aerococcus christensenii genome segment TATAAACGGCAGGATCTTTATCAATTAATAAAGAGTGAGTCTTTAAATATTTTAGAAGTCTGTGCCGATCGTAGGCGTCTAAATATAATTTTTCGTATTCTAATTAACACTCACAATTTATAATATCGCTCAGGTAATAATTACTCTTACAAGGCCTATTGTATGACATAAATTTAAAAAGTTAATATACAGTGTGCAATTTTATTCTAAAGTGTAATATTTTGCTCTTTCGGGAGTAAATAAATACAGTCAAGATTATAAAAATGGAAAATAATTTGAAAGGCAAAAATTACGGTTGAAGGTATTCGATGTTTAAAAAGAAATGTTAAAATTCAAAAGTTGCTATCGTTTTTATTGGATAAAGCTGACACGATTATTAGTTTAGTAAAGCTTGCAGCAATAACCATCAACCGAAAGGGAGATGGTTTTATTTTGAAATAAAAGGGGAGATGACATGACACGTTTAGGCAATCCAAGGCCTACTAGGTCGGTCATTTTGCCATATAAAGAGAGCAAATACCAAGAAGCCATTAATTTATACGAAAAGAGCGGTAGGAAAGCTCAACAGTGGCAAATTGACATGATGAAAGACATTATGGCCGTCAATGAAGACGGTTTGTGGACGCATACGAAGTTTGGATATTCTTTGCCAAATAGTCATTGACTATTTTTATTTTTAATTCATAACTAGAATAAATCCCCACAAAAAGATTAGATCGTTGGTTCAATTTCTTGTGGGGTTATCAAAATTTATAGTAAAAATATTTTAAAATTATTAATCAAGATAAAGGAAGGAGGTAAAAAGATGAGTAAAAATGGTAATAAAAAAGATGACCAACTCGTTAAGTTAGCACTAGTAACCGCCACAATCGGTTTAATAGAAAAACTTATCGAATTAGTCATCAAACTTATCGAAATGATAGGGGGCGGATAAGCCCTCAGCATTGCTCATCTAAAGTATAGCATGAATAAAAATAAAAAGCGATTAGAATATGTATTATGGGCGCTCATTGCTTTAAGCGTGATAAACCTACTTCTCGAACTTTGTAAAATGTTTTAAAAGGAGATGAAGGCATTGTTAAAAATTCTTCACTTGTCATTTTAATTACCTCTTTCTCTTCTTTTACTTTCTATAATTATTAGAAGGCGATACTTTAATAAGATGATAGACTTTTCTTATTTTATGGTATCCCTTATTATCCATGACGTATAAATGATAAATATAGGTTATAAAAAGCTGTAGTATCGAGTGGATAATCAATGTGTTAAAGGGAGATTGTATGTTTTTTAGAAATCAACAAAAATAGAAAGGTAAAAAACGTGGATGATTTACTTTCTAGCTACGGCAAACTTTGTCGACTTTCTGGAATCTCTCAACAAAAGATAGTCGCTACTTTTTCTGCAGAGCCTTTTGCTCCTTCAGCGGATAATCGCATTGCAAGTGACTTTGCGCATTACATTACGATCTTTGAACAAGGCTACATGTTGGGTCGCCCTATTCAGTACAAGAACGAAGACACAACGTTGCAAGAACAAATTAATTTATTTGTTGAAGAAAACAACGAAGCAGCACACAATGTTTTGATTAAAACAGATTTATCTATTTATGGTCGAGCTTATGAGCTGCTGACTGTTGAGCGTTATGACGAAAGTTCACCAATCACGGTTAAGCTTACTAAGCTAGCACCAGAGCAGACATTTGTTGTGTACGATGATTCTTATCATGATCAATCGTTGTTTGGGGTGAACTATTACACCATTGATTATGGTGAAGGTTATCGTAAATCTTATATTGTCGTTTACACCAAAGATGCGGTTTATCGCTATGCAGATGATAGTCGGGACAAAAACTCATCGATGCATTTCGTATCAAGTGAGGAGCATTTTCTTAAAGGTGAGCCGATTAACGAGTACAAAAACAATGAAGACCGTACTGGTAGTTACGAAGCGGTACTAGACACGATCGATGCTTACGATTTATCACAATCTGAGCTGGCCAACTTCCAACAGGATAGCGTGGATGCTATCTTGGTGATTAGTGGTAACCCATACACAGGAGCAGACGAAAAAGATTTTTTAGAAGATGGGCGGATCAATCCGAATGGACGGTTAGGGATATCGCTTGCTTTTAGGGAGTCAAAAATGATTATTTTAGACGATAATCCTAACCCTGACGGGGTGAAGCCTGATGCAAAATATTTAGTGAAAGCTTATGATTCAAAAGGTGCGGAAGACTACAAGAAGCGATTAGTTGGTGATATCTTACGCTTTACGTTCACACCAGACACTAGTGATGAACATTTTGGAAGCAATCAAAGTGGTGAATCCATGAAATACAAATTGATGGCGTCTGATAATCTTAGAGCACAACAAGAGCGATTGTTTAAGCAAGGCTTAATGCGTCGTTTACGTTTAGCTGCTAATATTTGGTCAATTAAAGGAAACGAAGCCACTGCTTATCGACAAATTAGCCAAACAAGTGTTATATTCACACCAAATGTTCCAAAATCTGGCAAAGAAGTCATTGAAATGGCAAAAGATCTTTACAACGTTGTATCTGACACAACGGTTTATGAAATTTTGAATTCAGTGACAGGGGTTAGCCCAGAAGACGAATTAAAACGAATTAAAGCTGAAAGTGAAGACTCTGAAACGGAAACTGCAGAGGGTGCAGGCGGTGAAGAAGATGGTGAAGAAGTCTAGCTACTGGAAGAACCGTACCAAAGAATTAATGCAGTATGCTGAGCAGCAAGACAAGGTCATGTTTCAAGAACTCGCTAAATTGTACGGTGAAACGTTTAAAGATGTTCAGAAGGAAATATTTGCCTTCTATGCGAAGTATGCAGAAAACAATAAGATTACCATTCAAGAAGCTAAGCAGCGGCTTAGACGTACCGATTTAAGCGATTATCGAGAAAATGCTAGAAGATACCGTGAAGAAGCCAAGACACCAGAGCTACTGGAGCGACTTAACGAGCAGTATGTTTCTAGCAAAGCGACACGCTTAGATGCGTTGAAGCTGGATCTTACTTATCAATTAGGCTTGCTTCAAGGCAAAGTATCGGGGTCATTTGATAGCTATTTGAAGAAATTAGCTAAGCATTCTTATCGTAAGATTAGCGGTGGCTTATCTGATAGCACCTTAAACGAGCCAGCACTTGAGCAGCTAGTGAAGACACCGTTCGAAGGGTATAACTACTCCCAACAAGTTTGGGGAAATGTGGATCATTTAGCTAGGGACTTACACAAGACTCTAACTCGTGGTTTTGTGAAAGGCTTTAGTCCACATGAAATGGCAACAGAGATCAGAAAGAGACATGACGTAGCCAAACATCGAGCGGAGACGTTAGTTCGTACAGATGGGAGCATGGTCATTAATAACGCTACCTTGAAGCGCTATAAAGATGTTGGATTAAAGTTCTATCGAATTCATGTTCACATTGATAGTCGAACGTCTGATATTTGTATGAATATCTCAAAGCTAGATAAGGCTTACAAGCTATCGGAAGCACAGCCCGGTTATAACATGCCCCCACTTCATCCTAATTGTCGGTCAACGATTGTTCCTGATGATGAGGACATGGACAGAGCGGATGAACGAGATATTGAGTTTGTACGCAATTATGATAAAATAGGATTGGAAGAACGCTTTGATTATGTGATGAATGGTGAGGAGTTATTTATTCCAAAAGGTGCTGAAATCACGAATGTAAAAGTGATTGCTGGTAAAGGTAGTGGTACAGAATTAAGAGTAAAGCATAAATTAGTCAATCAATATGGGGGTAACCCAAACGATTGGCAAAAAGCAGTAGGTAAAATTGAAAGTGCTAAATATATGTTCGATATGCACTGGTACAGAAAAAATGATACTGAGCAAACGGAAATCAAATTAAAGATAAGGAGGGATCAAAAGTGAAACGACAAGTATATCAATGCGAGACTGATAGCTATAAAGAAATGGAAGTTATAGGTAGAGTACGCTATAACGGGGAAAGTTTTGGCATAGATAGTCTAACAAATGATGAAATCTACGATGTCATCAACGTTGATCGTGGGGATATGTTGCGAGTAGTTGATGATAGTAAAGAAGATTACCTTTATTCACTTAAAAATCCCCGACCTATTGATGGATCAAGTCCCGGTGGAAAATGGGAATTAGTTGAAGATTTTACAGGAGAATTAAGTAAGTTTTTATAGCAACCACCGACCGAAAGGAAGGTGGTTTTTGTATGCCCAAAATTAAGGAGGTACTAAATGAAAGATAGAGAAACTTACAATGAAACACGAGCAATTAGTAATTATGAAAAGATGCTATTATGGGCAATTGAAAATGATGTAAAAAAAGAAGACTTTGTTGTAGCGGGCAAAATCTTTTTTTCTGGTGTATGGGGACCTAAAGTCGTAGAATAAGAAAGATTGTTAGGCTTGATCCATAAAATTTTATAACTTTTATATAGGATGCTAGCGCCTACTCTTGAATTACTTGTATCACGAAAGGAGAAGCATATGCAAGGTGAAAAGAAGACGGGGACGCCTCGCAATAGAGAGAATGAAGTCGATAGAAAAAACAGCCCTCAATGAAATAATGAGAACTGTAACGCGTATAGCAGAAGAAGTAGATGAGATTAAAGGTCACTCAATTAGAAGAAATAAAAAATGTTTGATCAGCTTCATAATTAGCAACAATACAATTAACAGCTGATTTTATAAAGATTTTAAGACCTTGATTATCTTTATAACTGTGTTTTTCAGAGGCTTATGATCAAGGAAACTTGATAGTTTATATTTTTGAGTAATTTGATAAAAAGTTGGAAAAAGTCTGGAGTAATTAAAAAGTATTATGTTATATATTCGATAGAAGCATCTAACTAAAAGGGCGCTTTTTTATGCAAAAGAGCCTAGATCTAGCTAGACTCCTAGTTTTTCTTTTAACGCTTCTGTTAGCGTTTGGGAGAAGTTGATGTTTTCTATATTGGCTAAATCGTTTAACCATTCAGGAACTGTAACGTTTTTTCTAATAGTTTTTGAGTGATATTTGCGACGATACGCCACTGGGTCAAAGCCAATGAGTGCAACTTCTTTATTTGGAAATTCACTTTGAATGTCTTTGATAGAGCTTGGCTCAGGATAAGTTTCATAATCTTCAAGCACTGCACCTAAAACTTCAGATGCCATTTCATAGGCTTGTTCGTATGAATCGCCTTGAGTCATTGCTGCAGGAATATCAGGGAATTTTACAATTATATATTTTTCGCCTTTTTCAAAGGTTGCAGGGTAAATTAACACACTTTTCATTCCTTTCGTGTTGAGATAAGAGAATATCTATAAAGCCTGTAGGTCATTTAAGACCATTTAAGACCCGCTTGCTTTAATATGTCTTTATAAAAAGAATCATCAATATCTTTATTGTGCATGGGAACAACAGTTGTTCGATTAGTGTTTTCGTTATACATGACTTTATGACTGCCACGTTGTCTAAGTTCTTTAAAGCCGTTTTTCTGAAGTATTTTGACTAATTTCTTTGGCGTTATAGGCATTCTCTTATCTCCTTTCTATATGTATATTATACACACTTTATACACATTGGTCAAGCTATTTTTATATTTATTTCATTTCTAGCCGTCTTTTAGATGGCTTTTTTTAATACCCCCCTACGTAATTTCAATAGTGTTATTTATTTTAGCTCCCATCACTGCTAAAAGATGAGAGCAATATTAAAAGGGGTAGGGGTAGTAAAGCAACCACGAGTGGAGGTGTAGTAACTATGGCTAATCTTAGAGCAGATAGACAAGGCGCACATCGTACACAGTTTGAGCGCAATCGTAAGAGGATACTAAAGACACAGAACGTCTGTGGGATATGTGGTAAGCCTGTTGATGTGAGTCTGAAGCAAGGCAATCCAATGTCACCAGTGATTGATCACATCATTCCAGTGGCTAAGGGTGGACATCCTAGTGACATAGGGAACCTACAGCTTGTTATATAAAGTTTGGAATATAAAAAAGCACCTTATAGGGTGCTTTTAACCAGATTACCAATCATTGTATTTATGATAGTTATTTGTTCAAATTTGCACTCTTAAAAATAGAACTGATACATAGTGCAAAATGAGTGCAAACTAATTTATTTTTCTTTGATCTGAAACGTTGATTTAACGGCGTTTATAATGTCCTTTGATTTTTTATAATCTTTTAAATATGCCGAAAATAGGAATCGAACCTACGACCTTTGCATTACGAATGCACTGCTCTACCGACTGAGCTATTTCGGCAGTTGATCAACGAATCAACTATTACAGTATAGCATGAATAAAGAATAAAAAGCAAGTAGTAAGTAAAATTTATAAGCTCAATTTGTGTCCCTCCCTTAAATAAAGAATGAACAAACAACGTAAAAATATAGCTAAGGAAGCCATGATTGTTATAGAAGGTGAATTAATAAACAAGGAGGAATTTTTATATTTTCATTTTCAGATCAAGTAGTTGTTGTAACTGGAGCAGGACAAGGAATCGGTGCTGAAGTTGCGAAAGAATTTGCTCAAGCAGATGGAAAAGTCGTCATTATTGATTTTAATGGGGAAACCGCAGAAGCAACTGCCCAAGAAATTAAGGCAAATGGTGGCGAAGATCTTGCTTATCAAGCGGATTTTTCCGATTATGAACGAGCTCAAGAAATTATTGCAGATGTTGTTGAAAAATGGGGCAAAGTGGACGTATTAATTAACAACGCTGGGATTACACGTGATCGCTCCTTTAAGAAAATATCTAAGAAAGAATGGGATCAAGTAATTGCTACTAACTTAACAGGGACTTTTAACTATTCTCAAGCTTGTTTTAATAACATGGTAGAAAATGGTTATGGTCGAATTGCTTCTTCTTCTCTAGCGGGGGTTGAAGAAAACTTTGGTCAAGTGAACTATTCCGCATCTAAGGGTGGAATTATGGCTATGACAAAGACGATGGCACGTGAAGGAGCTGCGAAAGGAACTACAGCTAATTGTGTTGCACCAGGTTTTGTTGAAACGCCTATGACTGCTGCGATTCCTGAAGATGTTAAGCAAGGAATGATTAATTCGATTCCAGTTAAACGGATTGGTTACCCTAAGGATATTGCCTATGCTTATATGTTCTTAGCAGCGAAAGAATCTGGCTACATTACTGGACAAACCTTGCAAGTTAACGGTGGTGTGAATATGTAATCGACTTTATGCCAAAAATTGGAGGAACAAGTGAGAAATCTTGTTCCTCCAATCAGCATGTCTAAAAGTGGAAATTTTAGGAGGAAATCTGTTAAAAGATTTCGGGATCGATAAAAAGAAAAAGGAGAGATGAAGGCATGGGGAAAAATAAACCTGTCATTCTTTTCATGGATTAGGGGTTGTGCCGCTTCTGTCTGCTTTATTAGTAGGTAAAATAGCTGGTTGGTTCAATCGGAAAAGTTCTTTTATTCAACGAATTCGTACGTTCGGAAATATGGCTGATTCTTTGGAAGAACAATAGAAAAGGTTAGTGCGGAAATTAGGCGTCGCATTTCTGGAAGTGTAAGCTAATCACCTAGTTTTGAAAAATATTCCCCCTTTACTGGATAATTTGACCAGTGAAGGGGGTTTTGTTTCTTATGGAGGTTATAAAAAAATCCCCCTCAAGTTTTTCTTACTTGAAGGGGAGAAGGATAAGCAAAATGTTGAACAACACTTGCTTAAGATCTATGGTTTTCTACTTTATCGGCATAGCCACTCTTACGTAGGAAGAATTTAACAATCTCTACGTAGAGAATAATAGAGAGGGAAGCCAGAAGAATAATGGCCCACATAGTGAAGGCTTCTGGATCTCCTACTAAATGAATGGTTCCAAAGGCTGCGTTTAAGCCGGGAAGGAAGACCGTAATGAGGAGTAGGAGAGATGAGATGATCGTTGCATAATTGAGCCATTTATTAGCAAAAGGATTGGAGCTGAATAAGGATTTATGAACGGATCGACTATTGTAAGCGTGGGCAAGTTGGATAAAGGAAAGGGTTAAGAAGGCAATGGCTTCTGCGTCTGAGTTGGAGAAGTTCATATAGTAATGACTAAACCAATAGACGAAGAGGGTAATTCCGCCTTCATAGATTCCTTGATAGAAGAGAGCTGGCAAGAGTCCACCAGATAAGATACTGGTTTTTCTGCCACGTGGGAGATGTTCCATAACATCAGCTTCTGCATCTTCAACCCCTAAAGCAATAGCAGGGAAGGTATCTGTGACTAAGTTAATCCAGAGAATATGAATAGGTTCGAGAATTTGCCAGCCCATGATCGTTGCGACGAATAAGGTCATCACTTCTCCGAGGTTGGCAGATAGGAGGTATTGAACCGCCTTTTGGATATTAGAGAAGACTTTACGTCCTTCTTTGACGGCAGTGACGATCGTTGCAAAGTTATCGTCGGCAAGGACCATATCCGAAGCGCCCTTTGAAACTTCTGTTCCTGTAATTCCCATACCTACACCGATATCTGCTTGTTTAAGGGAAGGAGCGTCATTTACGCCGTCACCTGTCATAGCAACCACCTTGTTATGTTTGGCAGATTGCCAAGCTTTAACGATTCTGACCTTGTGTTCAGGGGCTACACGCGCATAGACAGAGTAGTGTTCGACTTCATTTTCTAATTGTTCATCGGAGATAGTATCGAGGTAAGCGCCTGTTGTGACGCCGGTTTCGATGTTATCTTGGTCGATAATACCTAAACGTTCAGCAATCGCTGCTGCTGTAATTTGGTGGTCCCCTGTAATCATAACCGTACGGATACCGGCAGATTTAGCAGTAGCAATGGCGTCTTTGACTTCTGGACGTTCAGGGTCAATTTCACCAACCATACCAGCGTAGACGAGCTGATGTTCATGGCTTTCTGCGGTGTAGTGGTCTTCAGTGGCTTCGAGAGGTTTGAAGGCCATGGCTAAGACGCGAAGAGCTTGACGAGCCATTTGGTCATTTTGATCCAAAAGCATCTGACGGTAGTCTTCTGTCATGGGATGGATTTCGCCATTTTCGAAGTAAGAGGTACAGTTATTGATTAAAACATCTGGAGCCCCTTTAGTCAAAATAACATAAGGAGAATTTCCAAAGGAAGAAGCGTTTTTATTT includes the following:
- a CDS encoding minor capsid protein, with the translated sequence MVKKSSYWKNRTKELMQYAEQQDKVMFQELAKLYGETFKDVQKEIFAFYAKYAENNKITIQEAKQRLRRTDLSDYRENARRYREEAKTPELLERLNEQYVSSKATRLDALKLDLTYQLGLLQGKVSGSFDSYLKKLAKHSYRKISGGLSDSTLNEPALEQLVKTPFEGYNYSQQVWGNVDHLARDLHKTLTRGFVKGFSPHEMATEIRKRHDVAKHRAETLVRTDGSMVINNATLKRYKDVGLKFYRIHVHIDSRTSDICMNISKLDKAYKLSEAQPGYNMPPLHPNCRSTIVPDDEDMDRADERDIEFVRNYDKIGLEERFDYVMNGEELFIPKGAEITNVKVIAGKGSGTELRVKHKLVNQYGGNPNDWQKAVGKIESAKYMFDMHWYRKNDTEQTEIKLKIRRDQK
- a CDS encoding type II toxin-antitoxin system HicB family antitoxin; translation: MLIYPATFEKGEKYIIVKFPDIPAAMTQGDSYEQAYEMASEVLGAVLEDYETYPEPSSIKDIQSEFPNKEVALIGFDPVAYRRKYHSKTIRKNVTVPEWLNDLANIENINFSQTLTEALKEKLGV
- a CDS encoding type II toxin-antitoxin system HicA family toxin, whose protein sequence is MPITPKKLVKILQKNGFKELRQRGSHKVMYNENTNRTTVVPMHNKDIDDSFYKDILKQAGLKWS
- the fabG gene encoding 3-oxoacyl-ACP reductase FabG, which translates into the protein MFSFSDQVVVVTGAGQGIGAEVAKEFAQADGKVVIIDFNGETAEATAQEIKANGGEDLAYQADFSDYERAQEIIADVVEKWGKVDVLINNAGITRDRSFKKISKKEWDQVIATNLTGTFNYSQACFNNMVENGYGRIASSSLAGVEENFGQVNYSASKGGIMAMTKTMAREGAAKGTTANCVAPGFVETPMTAAIPEDVKQGMINSIPVKRIGYPKDIAYAYMFLAAKESGYITGQTLQVNGGVNM
- a CDS encoding cation-translocating P-type ATPase yields the protein MTEKNSFFTESVEAIASQLHTDPLSGLTSEEAQRRLAQNGPNEIQEGEQTTLWQKFIDQFKDAMIVILLISAALSILLEGIHGLVDASIILVVVLLNAILGVLQETKAEDAIASLKDMSSPKAHVIRDGESVIIDSRQIVVGDVVVLEAGNVVPADLRLTSVHSLKIEEAALTGESVPVEKNLEKVNSDASLGDRRNMAFSSTNVTYGRGQGIVVATAMSTEVGHIATMIQNSEEKITPLKANMNQLTKFLTWAIVVIAAIIFFIGLFTGLYSWIEMLLVAISIAVAALPEGLPAISTIILALGTQKMADRNALVRKLPAVETLGGTEVICSDKTGTLTQNKMTIEKIFYNGHFHEVSEEVDFSEPLFQVMLLDNDSTLTADLTLTGDPTETAMIQLAIDKGYDVKGLREGTPRLGEIPFDSERKMSTTVHQNKNASSFGNSPYVILTKGAPDVLINNCTSYFENGEIHPMTEDYRQMLLDQNDQMARQALRVLAMAFKPLEATEDHYTAESHEHQLVYAGMVGEIDPERPEVKDAIATAKSAGIRTVMITGDHQITAAAIAERLGIIDQDNIETGVTTGAYLDTISDEQLENEVEHYSVYARVAPEHKVRIVKAWQSAKHNKVVAMTGDGVNDAPSLKQADIGVGMGITGTEVSKGASDMVLADDNFATIVTAVKEGRKVFSNIQKAVQYLLSANLGEVMTLFVATIMGWQILEPIHILWINLVTDTFPAIALGVEDAEADVMEHLPRGRKTSILSGGLLPALFYQGIYEGGITLFVYWFSHYYMNFSNSDAEAIAFLTLSFIQLAHAYNSRSVHKSLFSSNPFANKWLNYATIISSLLLLITVFLPGLNAAFGTIHLVGDPEAFTMWAIILLASLSIILYVEIVKFFLRKSGYADKVENHRS